The genomic stretch ATTTGGTGCAATTGTTCCATATGAGGGGAAAGTGAAAACAAAGCCTGCTCGGGCCAAAGTGAACCTTGATCCAGTAACTGCCCTAATGTGGAAGTTATTAATGGAACCGGATATGGTTGATGGTTCTGAAGGGATGGATAAGGACAAGGAGAAatggcttgatgaagaaagaaaAATATTCCGAGGACGCATTGATTCATTCATTGCTCGCATGCATCTAGTTCAAGGTATTGCTACTCCTTCAAATCAGTACTGCTCATAGGGCCTTATATATATATACAGAGTATATGCTCTTTCACATATAGTTAGTCCATGTTTAGAATTCCAAAACCTGACATGGTCTCATGTTCAAACTCCAGAGTTTGCGTTAATTGGATGGTCATGGATCATTAATGGGTTGCACTGTATTGGATGCAGTTTTGTGTTTACAGATTTGCAGGAAGACCGTATAAGGCTGTAATTCTTGAATGACTTCTATCCATTTGCAGGAGATCGGCGTTTTTCTCCTTGGAAAGGATCAGTTGTGGATTCAGTAGTAGGTGTTTTTCTTACTCAGAATGTTTCAGACCATCTTTCTAGGTAAAATGAAGCTTACAACCTATTTGAATTAGAAGCTGTTTGGACAGCATTCTCAGGTTATGTTGTTTGTCTGACTGTTATCTTTACCTTTTGTAGCTCTGCATTTATGGCTCTTGCTGCGAAATTTCCTGCAAAGCCAGAAGTGTCTAGAATACCTGCAAGTAGGATGTTTCATGCCATGTCAGAAGAGAATGGAGATTGTTCCAGATTGTTTGGTGATTCTGTCAAGTTGCAGGGCAGCATTTTTGTTGAAGAGGCGAGTAACACAACAGCCTCCTTAGTTACAACAGAAGAAAAAGAAGGAAGCAACAGTATTGGACTGTTCGGAAATTCTCCTGGAGATGGAGTAGACTGTGCAGCAGGACTTTATTATAGTTCTTATGGGGCACTGCCGGTTAGACTGCACGAGAGCAAGACACAGGGGACTGAAAGTGTGGTTGAAGCTGAAGATGTGGCATTGGAGGATGTTGTTTCATCGCAAAACTCTGCCATTTCATCTCTAAGTTCCCCAGATTATCTGTTTCACATGACTGATCATACGTTTCCTAGCACATATGTAAATTTTACAGCAGAAGACTTTGCTGGCAGAAATATGCCTAATGGTACGAGCAATTCCACCACATTTACAGAACTTCTAAGGATGCAAGAGCTAAAAAGCAAGTTTAATGaaaaaaatggtttatgggaatatGATCGATTTTCAGAGCCATGTGGAAACAAGGGGTCAATGCCCAGTGAAGTACATCATCTCAGCAGCAATCGTCAACCACTTCATGCTTCTGTCTCTAGTTACCAGAATGGCCAAGCTCATCTGCCAGATATAACACATGCCAGTTATTTAGAGGGCTCAATATATACTGGCCTTAACAGAACAGATGATTCCAATGCCATACCAGCTGAGACTAGATTTGATTGTTCTTTATCTTCTCCTGGAATTGACTGTGATAAAACCAAAATGGCTGATTCTTTAACTGCCCTTTTATATGATATAGATGGATCTTTAAGTCAGGACAAAATTCATTTCCCTTCTGCGACGACACGAGGAGTTGACTTTATTTCACCAATCATGGACAAATATTTTCATCCGCCAAGTTCAGAGACGGTTTCATTTGCTAAGGAGCAGTCCATTGAAAATGATCTTTCAAGAAATGATGCTGTACCTGCATTTGTGAAACAGCATGTAACTCTGAATTTGCAAGAGGAATTTACTACCAAAGCAATGCAAATTGGAGGTGAAAAGCACCAGTCAGGATGTAGCCAACAGTATGGTAATGTTGGACTCTTAAAAAACAAGGACGCGATTCATTTTTCTTCAAACTTGTATCAAAGCGAGAAAGCAAATTCTGAACTCCTACAGGCTGTTGCTTCAGATTCGGTAGAGAAACCCAAAGATTCTAAAAAGGCTTTCCCTGAAGTTCTTGCTGACAAATCAAAAACAAAGAAGGCAAGAGTTGCTCGTAAAAAGAGAACCTATGATTGGGATAGTTTAAGAAAAGAAGTTATTGCCAATCGCGGAAATGAAGAAAGAGGTCAGAATGCAAAAGACGCACTTGATTGGGAAACAATAAGGCAAATAGATGTGAAGGAAATATCTGACACGATTAGAGAGCGAGGGATGAACAACATGCTGTCGGAGCGTATAAAAGTAAGTATGCCAAGAAGTAGTTATTAAATGAAGTACGATATAACTCGTAGTCGTATGAACAAACGCTCATTTCAATCTAGATTTGCCTATTTGTTGGAATATCATTGTCCAGTCATGTATGCTCATCTTTATCAATTTACATTTTAGGCATTTCTAAACCGGTTGGTGACAGACCATGGGTCCATTGATCTTGAATGGTTGCGCTATGTGGATCCAGACAAAGCAAAGTAAGCTAAATCATTTTATGTGAGCTAACATTCATAGCATTACTTGTTTTACACATGGTCTCATTATCACTATTTGAGGGAAAAATATACGAGGCCTTCCATTGATATTTTGTTTCAATCAGGCTTCATTGCCAAGATTTTTCCTGGTTCTGGTAGTTGAATGGAATTTGGTCTGTATTACTGACTTGCTGTTTCTGAATCTTCATTCACCAATGGGATAACTACTGTGCTGAAGAAGTGATGATAACTAAACAGCATGGTGGCAAGAGATTGTGTAGACATAGGTTGAGACAAGAGAACAGATTGATTTTTCTTGCTCGGTTTCTTCAGAAGTTATCGAACTAACACTTACATGCTATGAACAATTGGGTTGAGAGAGAACACCATTGAGAAAATAGGTAGCCTTTTCTTGCTTGATTCCCCTAAAAAATTACACAGCCAACACCTAAATAGTACAAATACCTCTTAATTTGACCTATTATTGTTTAACTAGGAAACCTCCTAGTAGATTTATCTGGTCCATACGTTCCTAATCTATCCCAATTGTTTTTCAAACTCACTTTCTGAGTTCAAGTCGTCTCCTTCCTGAACTATCTTTTAGTCGACTCCATTTTTGACTTTCCGTAGGTTTCTTCCCTGGACAGCATTCGCACCCCCACTGCAGCCTTGTCTTGCTGGCCAGCTGCCCACAATGAATCTGATGTTGCTTTCATTCAATATGCTAATGTCCGCAAAAGTATAGGTGTCTGATTGAATTTTAGTTAGTATGTCAAATCAGCTGTGACTCTTAAAAGGGCGTCGTTGACTGTGTTATGTATAGATGGTTCTACTTGAACATAATCTGGACTAAGGGGCTTGATTGATCAAATCAGAAGTGTAGAGTTCTTGCGTAGGTGGGTAATTCTTCCGTCCACTTAAATCTTTTCTTTTGGGGAAAGATCCGAATCTATTTCATGAGTTCACAAGAAGTACAAAGCACCCCAAACATAATAAAAATTACATCAAGGTCGTTGGACCACCACACGACCACTACTGCCGCCGGAGCGAGCCGTCAACGTGCCGCTATCACCGCTCCCTTACCGGAGCCGGCCTGACGTTGTTGATGAGAATCGGGAAGTCTTTGTGCATGTCAGCACGTGCCCCTAAGGACCATTGCCCTAGAGCTGAAGTCGTCGCCATTTTTTTTTTCGATTAAGGAGCATAGCCCCTGCATTTTTTTTCGATTAAGGAGCATAGcccctgcatccaaaggatgcacacggctttttgctTTATTAAATTATTTGCAGTGCCTTACAAGGgaaatacaaagatcaacttgaagcctccttcctagcgacaactcgctatacctacgatgaagtgggtgaccatgaacaaggccatactccctaacgatacaccaacgcacatcatccaaaaagcaaaaccctgagggtgtgccattgcacacatcgcagagttcgcaaccgccatctatctcgaacccatctccaagcgagatcaacgcATTGACTGTGCCAGGCCTGCCGTTGATGTCACTATAACAccagacagctccaccatcctgcacgcgtccaACAGTCCTCGTCCGTCTTCGataccccgcagctccacgccgctgagaatcatcgacgataacgtggtagatgaacaccactccaccaaaaaccacctccatccagccgctgctccaaaaacgatgccccaagaggtagcatGACGCAGGGtgcgccgtcatcgtccgatcctggatggatctagggtttcctccggagcagcacgagtgagtacccgcggactgcgacgacgatgccttcaagtagGAAGCGACGCGCCAATCatgacacggttttcaccgacagccgcgagtccccaactcggcgagaACAAATggagaggccagcaaagatgatgccttcgcaggggaacgacgccaatagctGCCACCATCATCCCCCAAGAATGAAGTCAAGGCGCggtgttcaccggtggccccttcgccgctagctcgtcatcgactagatcttcatcgccgggtagtgggatctcgtgatccgccaccccagcaaccagccgacctcctccggcgaagaagaaggccgcctccaccgtcgaacccaaggctgctgccccgggcgacctcgtaccgcgggagaagcccaagatcatcgctccacaccggcgagaggcggaggggaTGGCGTTGTCCGCCACCAGCGTGCCGCCGacgggaggcggggaggccgcaaCACTCCTCTGGCCACCGTCCCCGTCCCATACGGGAGGCGGGAGGGCCGCCGTCGCCCCTCCATCCCCGTCCGACCGCCCCGCTCAGCCATCCGGGAAGTCGCCATTGAACCCTTGAATTGATCCGAAGCTTGTAACTGCAAACCTATCCCACAAGTAGACTGGACGAGATCCACCACTCCATGGAAGCGGCGACCAGACGAATTCCCGCCCCCCCTCAACGCCACCGGTGAGGTCGTCGCTAACTCGGAAGAGGAGGCGGGTACACCTTATTCTTGTCCCGCAAAACGTCGTCATAGCCGAGAGGagatattccgcaactagttgcgctcgcaccccatttttgttgtgacacttccaagttttcaaaaaatgcaaactaaaattcttgacatacattgtgttgtctTATGCATCTGTGGAGTTTCATCTAAAAATATGTCAATATGTGACCTatacaaaaagaacaaatgatgtgtaaatagtacgtgatgtcttctcttttttacacaggtcacgtattggatgaaacttcacagatgcacaagatacaacacaatgtatgtctagaattttagttcattttttgaaaacttgtaagtGTCACAATAAAAATGGGGTGCAGGcacaactagttgcaaatgagaaTTTCCCGTCATAGCCACCATAACGATGATGCTGGTTAATCAAACTCTAACTTTAGGGACCCTTCTATAGCACCGAGCGCAGGTCCCAGGTCCCCACCTGCTCCGGCCGCCGGAGTGGCAAGAAGAGGAGTCGGGGACCCATCAATTCCCGATTGTAGGCGGCGAGGACGAGGCAGATGGTGGCGGCTGCTAGGGTTTCTACCCTAGCCGCCACCCCTGTTTCTTTCGTGGGAATTGATCAGCAGGTAGTTGGCCAACTCGAAATTGTGGGCGGCGGTGAAGGTCTCTGTGGAGCACCGTCCACTCAAATCTTATTCTATTTAGCCACAGAAAAGGTTAAAGATGTATCGGTCACAAGAAAATCAATTTTCATATCATCACAAAATGCTTTATAGACTTTAACTAacatatcatgtttgacattAATAACTGAAGCCACATTTTGGGACTGCAAAGTATAGACTAGTCTATTTTTTTGGGGTCAGAAGTAGTATCTGGTGCTATTTATCCTCTTCTGGAAATAAAATTAGAAGCTTGATAAGAAGAATCTCAATTGGAGGTGGAAGAAACAGTTCAATACTTCAGATGCATGGACTCAATAGGGTCTGGAGATGGTGGGAGCGCTAAACTTTTTTTTAAGCCCGACACATTTCAGACACCTAAAGTGTCTGTTTTGGTCCGTTTGGATCTTGCCGTAGACACAAAATTGGCCCTCTCGCATCACTTATCTGTTTGGGCTGGGGGCAGAGCCCCAGCAGCCCGACACATTATTTTCCCAGACGCATATTATTTTCCGATAAGAATTTATATTAATAAAACAGAAATTTACATCGGGCGAAAAACGaaaaaaacttaaataaaaaataGAGTAAACCTTTGCTAATTAGCGTTTGCGCCATTGCTGCGTATTTCTCGTCTCCGAGGTCGATGAAGACCGGCGGCTCCCACAGAGGAGGTCCAGCGCGGTTGCTGGCGCTCGCGCAGAAGGTGGCGCATGCGTGTGATGGCGCGCTAGGGTGACCGGCAGCATGACATGCCTTCACTGCACCAGCGCGGATTCCCGCAGCTTGATGGCAAGGCCCTCCCACTTGGATAGCTCCTTGAGCTTGCTCTAGGCGATGGCCATCTAGAGGGCCTCGTCCTCGCTGAGCTCGAGCAGCTGAACCTCCTGCTTGACCACCGGCAGATCGGGCAGActgtcgtcgccgtcgcctcgtCTTTGTGACCACCAACGTAGTCGTGGCTCAAGTACTCGACGTAGCTCATGTACCCGCCTCGGCGACGTGGGTTGAACTCCGACGCGCTGAACGTGTCCCAGGCGTATGAGTAGAGTGTGAACGCTGGATCGTCCCGCAGATTCGGCGGGAGAATGAACCGCCGGCGGTGAATCTCATTGCGCCATGCTCACCCTCCCCATGGCACCGGCACCCAACGCAAGTTCAGAAGCCAACCTGTGGGCAGGTTTACATCTGGCCATAGCACGGGCACCCCAATCTCGTAAAGTTGCTGAGCGAAGTCGGCAGGGGACATACCACTAGTCCCTCACCTTGCGGTGGACACGCGAGGACCTTGCCTCATTGTTGTTCTGGGACTTCCTAAACAGGCAGGACGTGCCCATGGCGTGGGGCGTGGTTCTGCGTTCTGTGGTGTGGAGCGTGTAGTCATGGCATCTGACAATGGCGTGGGCGAAAGGCAGGCACAGGCCAGATGCCTTAAAAAGCACGCCCTCCCCCCCATCAATGCCAGCTCtgacggcatctccagcgggccgacccaAAACGGCGACCCAAATAGTCCGTCTGGGTTGGCATGCAGACAGAATTTGGCTGCAGCCGCCGGCCAGCCTTCTGCCGTCAGGTCGCGTCCAATGCTGCCACTGGTCAGCTTTCTGCCTTCGGGTCGCTTCCAAGAGGGCATGCGCGGCCGGACACGCACGCTGTCCGCGCAGCATCCACTCCGACGCATCAGTTACCCAAATTTGGTGGCCCGATGGGTCGCGGCGGATGGGCCGGTCCTTTTGGGTTGCCCCATTGGAGCATGCGTGGCCGGTCTGCCTGTCCGCGTGGACCGATTCGGACAGGCCAGGACCTGATGGGTCGACCTGCTGGAGATGTCCTGACCTCCATCTGGTGCGGATACGTTGGTCCGTTTGCGTTGGGCCGCTGGGCTGGCTTCTTGCTGTCCTCCTGTCCACGCAGACCAGAACGGATCAGGTTGGTCCATTTGCATcggaccgctggagatgccctaacatgtGACATGGTTGTTCTAAAATTTGTTGACCCATATGACCTCAACCTTTAGATGAATGTAGCTCATCCAATTGTCTTGTACGACTGTTCATGTGGGAAGTTTACATGATTGACTGAATTAGATGTTTGCACTAAGTCCACCCCATCTTTAtattttgtggcgttgttgccatgGGCTAAATGCATGTAAAGTTCTGTTGAATGGGTTTTGACATTTTAAACATTCTTATTGTGTATTTCAGGGAGTACCTCTTAAGTATTAGAGGACTTGGACTCAAGAGTGTAGAGTGTGTGCGTCTTTTGACACTTCATCATATGGCTTTCCCTGTATGTTCTTCCTTTCCTAATTTTTGTTAATGATTATTCATTTAATTCTGGAGATTTATCTATATCTTCTAATTATGTAGGTGGACACAAATGTTGGTAGAATATGTGTGAGGCTTGGATGGGTGCCACTTCAACCCCTACCTGAGTCTCTTCAGTTGCATCTGTTGGAGCTGTAAGTATCCTCAATCCTTACAGCTGGGTTGAGTACTATATACACAAATGACTGAATATGATCATCCACTGCTGAAGGTATCCGATGCTGGAGAACATACAGAAGTACCTCTGGCCTCGATTATGCAAGCTTGATCAGCGGACATTGTAAGTTTCAGAAACCCTGTTAAATATTTTCTTTGGAAAAGGTCAATTATCTACAGGCATATAAGGACAATTTACATTGTGCAGGTACGAGCTTCACTATCAAATGATAACGTTTGGTAAGGTAAACATGAGATATATCAAATTAGTAAAGCAAAATTTAGTAACTGGCTTACTGTGTGTTATTGAAATTGTTTTACTCTGTTTTCCTTGTCAGGTGTTCTGTACAAAAAGTAAGCCAAATTGCAATGCGTGCCCAATGAGAGCTGAATGTAAGCACTTTGCGAGTGCATTTGCGAGGTAATGTCTGAAGATATGTGTATGTTCATATACATTCTACTAGGATAATCAAATATTTGTGGGAGCTATTTTTTGTGTAACTATGTATTACAGTGTGTTATTTGGCAGCTACAATACTTCCCCTTCTGGATAACAATCTATTTACTTTCTTGACGGTAACAACTGATAATACCCCCTGCATAAAATTGGCTCGCTGGAGAAGAATTTATTCCCGTTTAATAGTTTTGACAAATCCAGTGGAGCTATTAGCTCTCTCAATAGAAGAAATGGAGTGCTAATGGATGGCTGTATGTCGCTAACAAGTTTGTTTTTCATACAGTGCTAGGCTTGCTCTTCCTGGACCTGAAGAGAAGAGTTTAGTTACGTCAGCAAACCCAATTGCTGCAGAGAGCTGCCACCAGCCATATATAAGTTCTAGGCCTGTAAATCAACTTGATTGGAATGCACATGCCCATGACAATGTTTTGGATAATCGCCAGCCAATCATTGAAGAGCCCGCAAGTCCGGAACCAGAACCAGAGACAGAAGACATAAAAGAGAGTGCCATAGAGGATCTTTTCTTAGATGATCCTGAAGAAATTCCTACAATCAAGCTTAATTTTGAGGAGTTCGCACAGAATCTCAAGAATTATATGCAAGCCAATAACATTGAAATTGAAGATGCTGATATGTCAAGTGCCTTGGTTGCGATAACTCCAGAAGCTGCATCTATCCCAACTCCTAGGCTCAAGAACATTAGTCGCCTAAGAACAGAGCATCAAGTGTATGTCCTGTCTTCCAAAAATCCAGTATCATTGATGATAATTATAGTACCGTCATGTTTTGTTGTATTCGAGAAGTTTACACAGGATCTATATCTGAAATGTTATTATTTGACATCTCTATTTCTACATGGCTGCAGCTATGAATTGCCAGACTCACATCCACTTCTGGAAGGAGTGAGTTCATAACACACTGTTGAAATTAAACTGTACTAGCAAAGAATGaagatcataatgatgatatttcCTTACTTTGTGCAGTATGACCAAAGAGAGCCTGATGATCCTTGCCCGTATCTGCTCTCCATATGGACCCCAGGTAAGAAGCACATATAAGTTGAAGTATTATGGCTGCCATACTCCTGTACGATCAAGGGTTCTTGATGTTTATTTTAAATATAAAACAGGTGAAACAGCTCAGTCAATTGACGCACCCAAGACATCTTGCAACTCCTATGAGAGTGGTAAACTATGTGACAGCAGTGCATGCTTTAGTTGCAACAGTATACGGGAGGCGC from Lolium rigidum isolate FL_2022 chromosome 4, APGP_CSIRO_Lrig_0.1, whole genome shotgun sequence encodes the following:
- the LOC124706290 gene encoding protein ROS1A-like isoform X2, with product MQDFGQWLPQTQSSGDLYFSSMMSSQLDTLEVQTTNSAIALVGKESAHPFGIRSAAGPIEVARNDAGAVEDVENSAGPTEVIDLNNTPPPKAKRKKHRPKVFKPPKTPKSAIPKPAKAKEEKSSGKRKYVRKNTPACQPPPEQTGDSHSRSKQKSAKRCLNIDGDVPQENTHPRYQAQMVSIDPKDYEPSESSTSQSNVQTRSPFMGFTTSSMYSSANQMAGPQLLPADNTETPIYSSANEMTNAQFLPARYMPKGILLDLNRSTDPMQNEYANFVDRPSQFLLSGITETLQKDPLLEVCTGMPGKNLPDLNSSISLMQGMPTNFTEYLLSSPQVSARETQIDKQMLNCHRIPENSNTTAQCSEGVAMRENFNPNPYSREAWATDQMPHGYRSTQNPISPPKHIEGHSMVANLNELTSIDSYLKFMTSSYMQTGAAPGPHASRGSCHMHVLDTRGEHNASNGGHILFGVNSEQQRNGWTSVDACHAETSQGPYFPENYKRMRTENHSNGLNGAVGNISTPSMYLSNNRNTNVVSAINSNVFTLADAQRLIAREKSRASRGMISFGASGHNMGKRPETIQQHYRPAMHGTACRDSVEAPDEHFRLITEKCAQLPSNPNTLRNQGYNARTGSQQLHFLEGNTVKGSDLPAELHKHNTSPLDDTHNSFCIGPSDELGRSINGEKVGSPVIPTTQSKGTDVLRNENQQVEVSGETTAAKASEKRKVGRPRKEIKPGEMPKPRGRPRKEKVVGTELKSKDSNTDRLQNEDICSVSGHHAVEAPGFRGLNTERSGESFPGAMAPPVDPLDLIIQKIKVLDINKSDDTGSPEPHGALVPYKGEFGAIVPYEGKVKTKPARAKVNLDPVTALMWKLLMEPDMVDGSEGMDKDKEKWLDEERKIFRGRIDSFIARMHLVQGDRRFSPWKGSVVDSVVGVFLTQNVSDHLSSSAFMALAAKFPAKPEVSRIPASRMFHAMSEENGDCSRLFGDSVKLQGSIFVEEASNTTASLVTTEEKEGSNSIGLFGNSPGDGVDCAAGLYYSSYGALPVRLHESKTQGTESVVEAEDVALEDVVSSQNSAISSLSSPDYLFHMTDHTFPSTYVNFTAEDFAGRNMPNGTSNSTTFTELLRMQELKSKFNEKNGLWEYDRFSEPCGNKGSMPSEVHHLSSNRQPLHASVSSYQNGQAHLPDITHASYLEGSIYTGLNRTDDSNAIPAETRFDCSLSSPGIDCDKTKMADSLTALLYDIDGSLSQDKIHFPSATTRGVDFISPIMDKYFHPPSSETVSFAKEQSIENDLSRNDAVPAFVKQHVTLNLQEEFTTKAMQIGGEKHQSGCSQQYGNVGLLKNKDAIHFSSNLYQSEKANSELLQAVASDSVEKPKDSKKAFPEVLADKSKTKKARVARKKRTYDWDSLRKEVIANRGNEERGQNAKDALDWETIRQIDVKEISDTIRERGMNNMLSERIKAFLNRLVTDHGSIDLEWLRYVDPDKAKEYLLSIRGLGLKSVECVRLLTLHHMAFPVDTNVGRICVRLGWVPLQPLPESLQLHLLELYPMLENIQKYLWPRLCKLDQRTLYELHYQMITFGKVFCTKSKPNCNACPMRAECKHFASAFASARLALPGPEEKSLVTSANPIAAESCHQPYISSRPVNQLDWNAHAHDNVLDNRQPIIEEPASPEPEPETEDIKESAIEDLFLDDPEEIPTIKLNFEEFAQNLKNYMQANNIEIEDADMSSALVAITPEAASIPTPRLKNISRLRTEHQVYELPDSHPLLEGYDQREPDDPCPYLLSIWTPGETAQSIDAPKTSCNSYESGKLCDSSACFSCNSIREAQAQKVRGTILVPCRTAMRGSFPLNGTYFQVNEVFADHDSSRNPVDVPRRWIWDLPKRTVYFGTSVPSIFKGLTTEEIQHCFWKGFVCVRGFDRISRAPRPLYARLHFPASRVMRNKKGAASAATDDT